The sequence AGCGGGAGGACCGGAGGCACGGAGGCGGGGTgggtgcggacgccgcgcagacggcacgcgcgccggcggcattCTCTCCGTGCCACGCACGGCGCAAAGCTATGCTGCGCCGGGGCGAGGCCGGGGTGCCTGCCGGCGAGGGCCTGGCGATGTGTGAGACGACTTGCAAATCGCGATGACGCCCTTCgcctgcacacgcacgcCGTGTCGAGCTTCCGCAGCCTGGGCAGGGTGCTCTTGCGTTCGCCTTGCCGTctgtcgccgtctcgctcgcccgcgcggttGAGGCGCCTGCGATCCCGCTCGTAGCGCTGGTGGGCGCAAAAAAAAGAGTGGCGTTCGTCGCAGCCCAGCGAGTCGTGGGTGTGTCTGgcggcttcctcttcgccctcggcctTCTCGGCGCACAGGTCGCCGCGTGTTTCCTTGCGCCTGCGCTCATCGGAACCCTGGAACGGCAGCCAACTCTGGCCGTCGCGCTCGTGTTCGACGAGGCACCTGATCAGCTGCGGGTCGTCAGCGTTCAGGATCTCCTTGGCGATCTCGCTCACCGGCAGGCAGCTCATGAAGGACAAAGCTCTTGGCACGGCGCGCATGAACGACTTGGACTTGTACGCGCCCACGTGAGGTGACGCGAGCGTGCAGAAGACGTCGAGAACGACCTTGGGGTCGTTCAGGACATTTTCAAGCAGCTCAAAAACTTccggccgcagacgctcaCTCGTCCCTGAGAACCCCTCGCACGCGCCAGAGGGGGGGGTCTGCcacgcgagcgagacgcgcggccgcggcgcctccgcagagctCGCCGCAGGAAAGGCACTCCCTCCCTCAGCAGCAGGCTGGCAGGCCGTGTCTGGCTGAGACGGATGCCGGCGAAGCACGGAAGGCGCCCGACCACTTGtcgccggaggagacgcagccgaCGTGCAGGCGTGTTTGCGTGAACCCGACACAAACTGCCGACGGAAGGGCAGGCAGGCCAGTGCGCGCTTTTTGTGCCTTGTGTCCTCGCCGGCGGTTCCCGAGAACGAGCCACAATGCTGGGCGGTGCGAGGTGTGCAGCCccgttcttcttccccgGCTTCACACCCCGCTTCGTCGCATGTCGCGGGGCGACCCGCGGGACTCTGCTGCGGTGCGTCTCCCACGGGTCCGCGCCACGTCCCTTCCCGGGTCGAGCGACCGggtctcgcgcctccagggccggaggctgcgcccgTCGGGGCACGGACACTCGCTGGGCGGGCGTGCCGTTCGCGTGAGGCTCCAGGTCGCATGGAGGGGAAGAGAGGAAGGTCTTTGAGTTTTTTGtcgagaagaaagcgccAAATGAGTCCGCCCATGGAGTGCCCGACGCCGGTCACGTGGACTGTGTCGAAGAAGGGGAGCAGAGTTGCAAGTTCGTTGGTGAGCGCGGGCACGAGTGCCTCCATGCAGGCGCCGATGCTCTGGAAGGTCTCGCGGCGATACGTGAAGGCCCAAGTGAGCACCATGGgctgctcggcgcggcgcgtctgcaggtcGCTCTCGGGGAActtctccagcagcgccgcgatcAGATTTCCCCAGTTCTCCGTCACGTCGGAGTCAacccccggcggcgcgagcccgtGGAGAAAGACAAACACGTAGAGTGtccgcgcgagcgaccgcgagagcgcccccccgcgcgccgccgcctgcgtcgcctgcagcgcgcttCGCACTGGAGGCGAgcaagagggcgacgacgggaacggcgacgagggcgaggacgaagaccgATGGAGAAACGGGCCTTCGCAGCCGCACGACGGACAGCTGGGCGCTGTCGAGATGCTGCTCACCGCCTCGGCAGCGGAAAATGAAGAGAGGACGGGCGAGGCAGGACACGACACCGCCAGGAGGAAACGTGTGAAACTCTCGGGCGGGTCGCACTCGGAGGAGGGGAAGGCCCCGGGGCCCTGTTGCCCAGCAACGCCTCCGCCCGCATCTCCCCGTGGCTCATCTGCGCCCTCAAAGCTCGCCTTGTCTGCGCCCCCCGTCGCCGTCAGAGGCCCCTCGgtgtcgcgcggcctctcggcggcctccgcgccttcttgGAGATCGACCCGCCCGCTGTCTGCCGCAGGCTGGCTCGCCCATAacgctgtctcctccgcctctgggTCCTCGCGctttttcgcgtcgcctccctcctgcagcggcgcggttTCGCGCATCCCCCCCGCGCCCTTGGTCGGCGgtccgctgcctccggcAGCCTCTTCTGGCTGGCCGCCTTCGAgagcctcttcgtcctcctcgccgaccGTCCGGAGCAGGCTGGCGGCCttctggcgcgcggcgccgcgggccttgCTGCCGGCTTCGGCGTCCTGCAGCGAGAGCAGGAAGAGCGCACGGGACTCGGCGACCCACTGGAAGATGGaagtcgccgcgaggcggtgcGTGCGGCTGTCATACCAGGTCACCCAGCCCTTCTTGCGGCTCAGACTCGTCCCGAAGACCGCCTTGCTCACGTGCAGAGGAATGCAGATGtcgtccgccgtcgcgcgacCCGCCCAGAAGCTCTGCGAATAAATCTTGTACGCCACGCCCTTCTCGACGCTCCGCTTCACTGgacgccacgcgccgccagaGTCAGCCTCCAGAGCGCCCGcaggcacacacgcagagtgcggcgcctgctgcgagCAGAAAATATGCGGCGAGTTGGGTGGAGATGCGTGGGAAGACGAATACGGATAGGCGTGGGGAGAAGCGtggggagaggcgcggagtgAGGCGCGGGGTAAGGCggggcgagaggcaggcgtctggtcggcgaggccgcagcgggagggcggcagaggcgaggacggagagaggtggggcgagggggggtCGCTCGGAAGCAGCGGGGAGGGCGCAAGCGACGGAGGCGTAGAACGGgcaggcagacgagagagcggaagcgaggcgaaaaGACCTAGGCCGTTGGTACCCtgcaggctgctgcgccgcgggcacCGACCCTCCGCGGCCCCGTGCGTCGgacctcgcgcggcgctggaagACACGAGACGGCTTTTgggccgcctgctgcgccctcgcgggcggcgagaaaACAGAACGTCTGCCACAGTCTTCTTCATCGGACTCGCGCTCCCCGAGGGAAAGGGGaactgcgccgcggcgcacgcatgcgtgtcGAGAAGCGCGTCCCGAGAAAAAAGCGATACCCGACGAAAAAGAGCTCGCGCTGGCTCGCTCTGTGCGATGCCTCACGGATGACTCAGACGTGcggggcaggggggggccCAGGGGGTCTTCACAGCGTATGCAGCacttcgcctgctgcgccggggAAGGCGGCGGGATGCGTCGCCAGGCCGGAAGCAGCCACACGCATGGAAGCCGACGAGGGGCctcggctccgccgcggcggcaaaATGCGGCGTGgcacagacgacgcgcggcgtctcgagAGCGAGACTAGCTTCACCTGCTTTCCTATCGCCCACCTttccctctcttcttttACTTTCTACTCTAATAATTCCGCTCGCGGAGACCGGTTCCCCTTCACCGATCGCTCTCGATTCGATGCTTCACCTCCACGTGCGTAGGCGCGTCGCAGCATGGCGCCCTCCTGCCCTCGTCGTGTCATTTCCGCTCTGCTTTCAAGAGTTCGTCGCTTCACGTTTCTTTTTCCGGCCTCCACTGAGaggccgcctcccgcgcacgcgcttcAGTCGTAAATGTCTCGCCTGTCCCTCTCCTTTCGTCTGGGCGCGACCGCTTCCTCGGCTGCggccctctccgccgctcctccgcaTGTTTCTCCCCAGgaatctctctctcctctgcctgcTTCGGCGATCCTTCACCTGTCCTCTGCTCTcccttcctctttttctctctttctctctctctctttacTTCCCTGCTCCTGCGTTTGGGGTCCTGTCCGCGGTTGACGCTCGAGCttggcgccgcggagggcttGTAGGCTCGTCCTCTCCTTCAACTCCACTTTTTCTCGCTGGGAATCCTTTTTTCTCATTCTGCAGAGTCATTTTTTgttgcgcctcgtcgcgacGTGCGAGAGACTGAGGTGCGTCACGTCGCACACGTCGTcaacggcgggcgcgcgcggtcaACTTTCCTGTTGCTCTCCCGCTGATGCCCTTTCGCAGCAAGAAAGCGATCTGCGTCAAAACGACAACCCTAAACCCAGGGCCGAGAAGAGACACCCTCGCGAGCCAGGGTTCCGCGGGGACGCTTACGCGCAACTGGGGCTGCGAGCTCAGACATGAGCGGAGGTCTTTCGCGCCTTGCCtggagcgcgcggaagggGGGCGGAAAAGACGGGGAGAAGAATCGCGGGGAGACCTCCGAATCAGGTTCCCTGACAGCGGACGCAAAAATGGTCGATTCATGCAGTTTTCTGGCTGAAACAGCAGGTCCCTTCCGCGCTTTCAGCGATGCGTGAGTCGCCAACTCACCATTTCGCGCAGCTGGCTGTACGGCGGTGGTAAacagcgcgcccgcgcaggcgcagcagactcTCGGCGCTTACCGGATTTACGACAGATCTGCGACGATCGCGACACGATCTGCCGCCCAGACCTCGTTCTCTGTCTCGAGGGCCTTTCCAGGCACGGGCTTTCCCCGCTTATGTGCATCTTCATCCGCCAAATACGGTTTCCCGCCCCCGTGTCTGTCCCCCTCTGCGTGTGGCTGCCTCTGCCCTTGGGCTGTCTCTGTCCTCCGGctggctgtctctcgcgcgcggagaccgggTCGCGTCAAAGGAAGGCCAGCCGCGTGCGCTGTCTCTTTTCCTTGACCTGTCGAGGTCAGCTTTTTAATCGCCTCCAGTGCGGCGatgcgagcgagaagacggcgcggcTGATTTGGTTGACGTGTCTTTTTCCCTCGGAGACGCTGCACTCTACGACCGAGGCTCCAAGGCTCAGATCGGAGGGCGGCTGCGTTGCTGGCTTCGAGCCGATCCAAGTCGTAAGGCGCGCGGGCTCAGCGTAGCATttgcgaagagacagagagacatgCAACCGCGTAAAAGAACGTCGGCAGGGGTACATGAGGCAAACGCGCaagggagaaaaaaagacgacAAGATCTGAGAAAATTGAGGCGAAAGACACCGAACAATGGGGCGGAGCACTTTTCTTTTTCCCGCAAAATAAGCCGTCAACTGAGTCGATGCAACACTGCGTCTGCCCTACGCCGTCAATTTTTGAGAAAAATTTCACTGCATGCCCGAGCAACTCCTCTAAACAGGGACGGTCTCTAAGTGCACATATGGGGGATCTTCCTGCGCGAAAAAACGGGAATTTTAACTCGCTCTCTATCCGCGGATGGCGGCTTGGTTCACCGGTTCATGCGGAGGGCGCGTTCGAGCGGGTCCGGCAGCGCGTGGATACCCCGACAGGGAAAAAGCACTTGATAACTTCCTCGCCTGGT is a genomic window of Besnoitia besnoiti strain Bb-Ger1 chromosome IV, whole genome shotgun sequence containing:
- a CDS encoding hypothetical protein (encoded by transcript BESB_051470), coding for MKKTVADVLFSRRPRGRSRRPKSRLVSSSAARGPTHGAAEGRCPRRSSLQGTNGLGLFASLPLSRLPARSTPPSLAPSPLLPSDPPSPHLSPSSPLPPSRCGLADQTPASRPALPRASLRASPHASPHAYPYSSSHASPPNSPHIFCSQQAPHSACVPAGALEADSGGAWRPVKRSVEKGVAYKIYSQSFWAGRATADDICIPLHVSKAVFGTSLSRKKGWVTWYDSRTHRLAATSIFQWVAESRALFLLSLQDAEAGSKARGAARQKAASLLRTVGEEDEEALEGGQPEEAAGGSGPPTKGAGGMRETAPLQEGGDAKKREDPEAEETALWASQPAADSGRVDLQEGAEAAERPRDTEGPLTATGGADKASFEGADEPRGDAGGGVAGQQGPGAFPSSECDPPESFTRFLLAVSCPASPVLSSFSAAEAVSSISTAPSCPSCGCEGPFLHRSSSSPSSPFPSSPSCSPPVRSALQATQAAARGGALSRSLARTLYVFVFLHGLAPPGVDSDVTENWGNLIAALLEKFPESDLQTRRAEQPMVLTWAFTYRRETFQSIGACMEALVPALTNELATLLPFFDTVHVTGVGHSMGGLIWRFLLDKKLKDLPLFPSMRPGASRERHARPASVRAPTGAASGPGGARPGRSTREGTWRGPVGDAPQQSPAGRPATCDEAGCEAGEEERGCTPRTAQHCGSFSGTAGEDTRHKKRALACLPFRRQFVSGSRKHACTSAASPPATSGRAPSVLRRHPSQPDTACQPAAEGGSAFPAASSAEAPRPRVSLAWQTPPSGACEGFSGTSERLRPEVFELLENVLNDPKVVLDVFCTLASPHVGAYKSKSFMRAVPRALSFMSCLPVSEIAKEILNADDPQLIRCLVEHERDGQSWLPFQGSDERRRKETRGDLCAEKAEGEEEAARHTHDSLGCDERHSFFCAHQRYERDRRRLNRAGERDGDRRQGERKSTLPRLRKLDTACVCRRRASSRFASRLTHRQALAGRHPGLAPAQHSFAPCVARRECRRRACRLRGVRTHPASVPPVLPLEASARFRSSAFFAGKPPGSTSGAAAAAVSPCPSGAHGCPHISVSAASSGANEEAEKTPRKTFRWVLFYGVLGTDWLVSANSALGTSLNLRLTSTGEEALRHPMRPIELSAESADAAGLSRRREPWSSGAAGAEAREDAAAEEGGGRIAAKRKASSCSATKRPRERAREETRRHPGTSLLRRSKWKCSRACSTSSGSSCIFRRIRSRRQRMPR